From a region of the Enterobacter sp. JBIWA008 genome:
- the bssR gene encoding biofilm formation regulator BssR: MTVDRLKRDLLNKLINARIDLAAYLQLRKAKGYMSVSESEHLRDNLFELCNFMREKAPTLKANYGESELIALHRAAEVLSIAGVCLMNGRHDCPNFIAVNAEKLENCLTTLSLCIMCLNEHEKLEQH; encoded by the coding sequence ATGACCGTTGACAGACTAAAACGCGATCTGCTGAACAAGCTGATCAACGCCCGAATCGACCTGGCCGCGTACCTGCAGTTGAGGAAGGCGAAAGGGTATATGTCAGTCAGCGAAAGCGAACATCTGCGTGATAACCTGTTTGAACTGTGTAATTTCATGCGTGAAAAAGCACCGACCCTGAAGGCGAACTACGGCGAAAGTGAGCTGATCGCGCTGCACCGCGCCGCTGAGGTGCTCTCCATCGCTGGGGTATGTTTGATGAATGGACGCCACGACTGCCCGAATTTTATCGCTGTTAACGCGGAGAAGCTTGAAAACTGCCTGACCACGCTCTCTCTATGCATCATGTGCCTGAACGAGCACGAGAAGCTTGAACAGCACTGA
- the rimO gene encoding 30S ribosomal protein S12 methylthiotransferase RimO: MSNVTHQPKIGFVSLGCPKNLVDSERILTELRTEGYDVVPSYDNADMVIVNTCGFIDSAVQESLEAIGEALTENGKVIVTGCLGAKEDQIREVHPKVLEITGPHSYEQVLQHVHHYVPKPKHNPFLSLVPEQGVKLTPRHYAYLKISEGCNHRCTFCIIPSMRGDLVSRPIGEVLAEAKRLADAGVKELLVISQDTSAYGVDVKHRSGFHNGEPVKTSMVGLCEQLSRLGIWTRLHYVYPYPHVDDVIPLMAEGKILPYLDIPLQHASPRILKLMKRPGSVDRQLARIKQWREICPDLTLRSTFIVGFPGETEEDFQMLLDFLKEARLDRVGCFKYSPVEGATANELADQVPEEVKEERWNRFMQLQQQISAERLQEKVGREIMVIVDEVDEEGAIGRSMADAPEIDGAVYLNGETSVKPGDIIRVKVENADEYDLWGSRV; this comes from the coding sequence ATGAGCAATGTTACGCACCAGCCGAAAATCGGCTTCGTCTCCCTGGGCTGCCCGAAAAACCTGGTGGATTCCGAACGCATCCTGACCGAACTGCGCACCGAGGGCTATGACGTGGTGCCAAGCTACGACAACGCCGATATGGTGATCGTGAACACCTGCGGGTTTATCGACAGCGCGGTTCAGGAGTCACTGGAAGCCATCGGTGAAGCCCTGACGGAAAACGGCAAAGTGATTGTTACCGGCTGTCTGGGCGCGAAAGAAGACCAGATCCGCGAGGTGCACCCGAAGGTGCTGGAGATCACCGGCCCGCACAGCTACGAGCAGGTGCTGCAACATGTTCATCACTACGTGCCAAAACCCAAGCACAACCCGTTCCTGAGCCTGGTGCCAGAACAGGGCGTGAAGCTGACGCCGCGCCACTACGCGTACCTGAAAATTTCCGAAGGCTGCAACCATCGCTGCACCTTCTGCATCATCCCGTCCATGCGTGGCGATCTGGTGAGCCGTCCGATTGGTGAAGTGCTGGCGGAAGCGAAACGTCTGGCCGACGCGGGCGTGAAGGAGCTGCTGGTCATCTCCCAGGACACTTCGGCTTACGGCGTGGACGTTAAGCACCGCTCTGGTTTCCACAACGGCGAGCCGGTGAAAACCAGCATGGTGGGCCTGTGCGAGCAGCTGTCCAGGCTCGGTATCTGGACGCGTCTGCACTACGTATACCCGTACCCGCACGTTGACGACGTGATCCCGCTGATGGCGGAAGGCAAAATTCTGCCGTACCTGGATATTCCGCTGCAGCACGCCAGCCCGCGTATCCTGAAGCTGATGAAGCGTCCCGGCTCCGTTGACCGTCAGCTGGCGCGCATCAAGCAGTGGCGTGAAATCTGCCCGGATCTGACCCTGCGCTCCACCTTCATCGTCGGCTTCCCGGGTGAAACCGAAGAAGATTTCCAGATGCTGCTCGACTTCCTGAAAGAAGCCCGTCTGGACCGCGTTGGCTGCTTCAAGTACAGCCCGGTAGAGGGCGCAACCGCCAACGAGCTGGCTGACCAGGTGCCGGAAGAGGTAAAAGAAGAGCGCTGGAACCGCTTCATGCAGCTGCAGCAGCAGATCTCTGCCGAGCGTCTGCAGGAGAAAGTGGGCCGCGAGATCATGGTCATCGTTGACGAAGTGGACGAAGAAGGCGCGATTGGCCGCAGCATGGCGGATGCCCCTGAAATCGACGGTGCGGTGTACCTGAACGGCGAAACCAGCGTTAAGCCGGGTGATATTATTCGCGTGAAGGTTGAAAACGCGGATGAGTATGACCTGTGGGGTAGCCGGGTTTAA